From Gemmatimonadota bacterium, a single genomic window includes:
- a CDS encoding amidohydrolase family protein, whose product MFRRVFLATLTALLPAIVSAQDRGPFDLLIQGGRILDGTGNRWFQADIGVRDGRIVALGRLQGTRADRIVDASGLYVSPGFIDIHSHADDGNARIGGATIRTDEVERKAAPNVVSQGVTTVVVNQDGRSPWPISAQRSLLEAQGVGPNVMMMVGHGTVRRRVMGDDFRRPATAEEVLQMRSLVRRALEEGAVGMSAGLEYVPGRWSTTDQLVALAQELVAYDAVYISHERSEGADPMWYWPSQDEPGPPTLQDAIMETIEIGRRSGARVVASHIKAKGAHFWGSSGSAIQLIQRARDEGVRIFADQYPYATSGSDGNTVLIPRWALTDPGGGRGAGAGSDDDNRRPPAEVLRDNLADAEKNAMIRRDIATWCRW is encoded by the coding sequence ATGTTCCGACGCGTCTTCTTGGCGACACTCACCGCGCTCCTTCCCGCAATCGTCTCGGCCCAGGACCGCGGGCCGTTCGATCTGCTGATTCAGGGCGGCCGCATTCTGGACGGAACCGGGAACCGGTGGTTCCAGGCCGACATCGGGGTGCGCGACGGGCGCATTGTCGCGCTCGGCCGCCTGCAAGGCACGCGCGCCGACCGAATCGTGGACGCGAGCGGACTGTACGTCTCGCCGGGCTTCATCGACATCCACTCTCACGCCGACGACGGCAACGCACGCATTGGCGGTGCCACCATCCGCACGGACGAAGTCGAGCGGAAGGCCGCACCCAACGTGGTGTCTCAGGGCGTGACGACGGTGGTCGTGAACCAGGACGGGCGGTCGCCCTGGCCGATCAGCGCTCAGCGCTCGCTTCTGGAAGCTCAGGGAGTCGGGCCGAATGTCATGATGATGGTCGGCCACGGCACGGTCCGCCGCAGGGTGATGGGCGACGACTTCCGACGCCCCGCCACCGCCGAAGAAGTCTTGCAGATGCGGTCTCTGGTCCGCCGGGCGCTGGAAGAGGGCGCGGTCGGCATGTCGGCCGGACTCGAGTACGTGCCTGGGCGGTGGAGCACGACCGACCAGCTCGTCGCCCTGGCCCAGGAGCTCGTCGCCTACGACGCGGTCTACATCTCACACGAGCGCTCTGAGGGTGCCGACCCCATGTGGTACTGGCCGAGCCAGGACGAGCCGGGGCCACCGACCCTGCAAGACGCGATCATGGAGACGATCGAGATCGGTCGGCGGAGCGGCGCGCGCGTCGTCGCCTCGCACATCAAAGCCAAGGGCGCCCACTTCTGGGGCTCGAGCGGTTCCGCCATACAACTCATCCAACGGGCACGCGACGAAGGAGTGCGGATCTTCGCCGATCAGTACCCCTACGCAACGAGCGGCTCCGACGGGAACACCGTTCTGATCCCGCGCTGGGCGCTTACCGACCCCGGCGGCGGCCGGGGCGCCGGTGCAGGTTCGGATGACGACAATCGGCGTCCGCCCGCGGAGGTCCTCCGGGACAACCTCGCCGACGCGGAGAAGAACGCGATGATCCGCCGGGACATCGCGACATGGTGCAGATGGTGA
- a CDS encoding helix-turn-helix transcriptional regulator, which translates to MGRTGLGGFEQQVLLVILRLGREAYSVPIVSEIERRTGREVATSAVYIALRRLEKKGLLTSRLESPEQSGEPYPRRYFALTEASLEPLKTARRAMLSLWEGLEPVLDD; encoded by the coding sequence ATGGGACGAACAGGGCTTGGTGGGTTCGAGCAGCAGGTGCTCTTGGTGATTCTGAGACTGGGACGGGAGGCGTACTCCGTCCCGATCGTGTCGGAGATCGAGCGGCGCACAGGCCGTGAGGTAGCGACTTCCGCGGTCTACATCGCGCTCCGTCGCCTCGAGAAGAAGGGCTTGCTCACTTCACGGCTCGAGTCGCCCGAGCAGAGTGGCGAACCGTATCCGCGTCGCTACTTCGCGCTGACGGAAGCCTCGCTGGAGCCGCTCAAGACGGCGCGCCGCGCGATGCTGAGCCTCTGGGAAGGGCTCGAGCCCGTGCTGGACGACTGA
- a CDS encoding addiction module antitoxin: MTITIDEDVYRGLYERVGTGKISRFIEKLVRPHVLPKELDDTYAAMARDEVREAAASQWVEGLMGDALDDPR, from the coding sequence CTGACCATTACGATCGACGAAGACGTGTATCGCGGACTGTATGAACGCGTCGGAACGGGGAAGATATCTCGGTTCATCGAAAAGCTCGTTCGACCCCACGTCTTGCCGAAGGAGCTCGACGATACGTACGCGGCAATGGCTCGGGACGAGGTCCGTGAGGCCGCGGCGTCGCAGTGGGTCGAAGGTCTGATGGGGGATGCACTGGATGACCCGCGGTGA
- a CDS encoding amidohydrolase family protein produces MVQMVIDLQMEGDPDRRGGGRMRGFSMSEIDVEAHAAQLWVATASDGGIAVAEDGSVHPRFYGTFPRKIRQYALRAGALSVEAAIRSQKSLPARIMGLNDRGEIREGYWADLVVFDMETIADRATVFEPHQHAAGIHQVIVNGEFVVDGGEILYSLPGKVITSRRDGAPISE; encoded by the coding sequence ATGGTGCAGATGGTGATCGATCTCCAGATGGAAGGTGACCCCGACCGGCGCGGCGGCGGCCGCATGCGCGGCTTCTCGATGTCCGAGATCGATGTCGAGGCCCACGCCGCCCAGCTTTGGGTGGCGACCGCGTCGGATGGCGGCATCGCCGTGGCGGAAGACGGGTCCGTGCATCCGCGCTTCTACGGCACCTTCCCGCGCAAGATCAGGCAATACGCGCTGAGGGCCGGAGCACTCTCCGTGGAAGCCGCGATCCGCTCGCAGAAGTCGCTGCCCGCACGTATCATGGGTCTCAACGATCGTGGCGAGATCCGCGAGGGGTACTGGGCAGACCTGGTCGTCTTCGACATGGAGACGATCGCCGACCGGGCGACGGTCTTCGAGCCCCACCAGCACGCAGCGGGGATCCACCAAGTCATCGTGAACGGCGAGTTCGTCGTCGACGGCGGCGAGATCCTGTACTCGCTGCCGGGCAAAGTCATCACCTCGCGCCGAGATGGCGCGCCGATCTCGGAGTAG
- a CDS encoding ABC transporter permease has product MNVFADMLADVRLALRGLRRRPTFTAVAVGTLALGIGANSAIFTLVSAHFLAPLPYERPAELALVWETGRGTREVTTVAPGNYFDWREQSTSFVDIAAYNVDFATLSGEGGAAERVTASVVTPHFFDLLGARPALGSGFDEQRAREADARLVILSHSLWTRRYGGDPGVVGTDIRIDGRPHTVVGVMPPEFRQLERSLSYQTTELWRPMLLDAERDDHRSRYLRTVARRKPDVSVEQAREEMTLLGQRLERAFPEANAGRGVLVRTLDEYLLGDARPTLMMLLYAGAAVLLIVCANVANLILARGEERRQEFALRAALGSGRGRLLRQIVVESVVLALLGAAAGTLFVLGGQGVLQGVQQRFFSGLIDVAVDWRVVAFTTAVAVGSGLLFGLPLARSASNPELRAALAEGGHRAGGRVGAGPTRDLLIVGQVGMATTLLVVAALLSRSFGELVNMPPGFNPDGVITFTVSAPSASYQTTAQVVQYHRELVADVQALAGVQKVGLVSDLMFTGENRSTTFRVEGLPYDATDPPSAEYHQFLPEYFSVLDIPLLSGAMPDGWESSAETSVLVNEEMARTVWPDRDPVGASFFLDWSDTIPLRVVGVVANIRDDGFDADPDPAFFVPYGSMPNRRMSYLVRASGDPGELMAQLRQTVTRRDPDIPAADLRMLDALMAETVVRPRAASLIGLTIALIALLVAAAGIYGVLSYTVQVRTRELGIRSALGASGSQLVSMVMGHSTRLIALGLAVGVIGALAAKSILSGLLFGVQSWDPLSHVVAVVVLGAVGSLAAWVPARRAVTIDPQEALRAE; this is encoded by the coding sequence ATGAACGTCTTTGCCGACATGCTCGCAGACGTGAGGCTCGCGCTCCGTGGGCTCCGGAGGCGGCCCACGTTCACGGCTGTAGCGGTCGGCACGTTGGCGCTCGGCATCGGCGCGAACTCGGCGATCTTCACGCTGGTGAGTGCCCATTTCCTGGCCCCGCTCCCGTACGAACGGCCCGCCGAGCTCGCGCTCGTGTGGGAGACGGGGCGCGGCACCCGGGAGGTCACGACCGTCGCCCCGGGCAACTACTTCGACTGGCGGGAGCAGTCGACCTCCTTCGTCGATATCGCGGCGTACAATGTGGACTTCGCCACGCTGTCGGGTGAGGGCGGAGCGGCTGAGCGGGTCACGGCGAGTGTCGTGACGCCGCACTTCTTCGACCTCCTGGGTGCGCGACCGGCTCTGGGAAGCGGGTTCGACGAGCAGCGCGCGCGGGAGGCCGACGCACGCCTCGTCATCTTGAGTCACTCTCTGTGGACGAGGCGGTACGGCGGCGACCCGGGAGTCGTCGGCACGGACATCCGCATCGACGGTCGGCCTCACACGGTCGTGGGCGTGATGCCGCCGGAGTTCCGGCAGCTGGAGCGCTCGCTGAGTTACCAGACGACCGAGTTATGGCGTCCGATGCTTCTCGACGCCGAGCGCGACGACCACCGCTCCCGCTACCTGCGCACGGTCGCTCGACGAAAGCCCGACGTGTCGGTCGAACAAGCGAGGGAAGAGATGACGCTGCTCGGCCAGCGTCTCGAGCGAGCGTTCCCGGAGGCCAATGCGGGCAGGGGCGTGCTCGTGCGCACGCTGGACGAGTACCTGCTCGGTGACGCCCGTCCCACGCTCATGATGTTGTTGTACGCCGGCGCCGCGGTGCTGCTCATCGTTTGCGCCAACGTCGCCAACTTGATTCTCGCGCGCGGCGAAGAGCGACGGCAGGAGTTCGCGCTACGCGCCGCGCTCGGATCCGGAAGGGGTCGTCTGCTGCGCCAGATCGTCGTCGAGTCGGTCGTGCTCGCTCTGCTCGGTGCCGCGGCGGGCACTCTGTTCGTGCTGGGTGGGCAGGGCGTGCTGCAAGGCGTCCAACAGCGCTTTTTTTCAGGGCTGATCGACGTGGCAGTCGACTGGCGCGTCGTGGCGTTCACGACGGCGGTCGCGGTCGGCTCGGGTCTGCTGTTCGGGCTCCCGCTGGCGCGCTCGGCGTCGAACCCCGAGTTGCGAGCAGCGCTCGCCGAGGGTGGACACCGTGCGGGCGGTCGGGTGGGGGCGGGCCCGACGCGCGACCTCTTGATCGTTGGCCAAGTGGGCATGGCGACGACGCTGCTCGTGGTCGCCGCCCTGCTGTCCCGCTCCTTCGGTGAGCTGGTCAACATGCCGCCGGGCTTCAACCCGGATGGCGTCATCACCTTCACGGTCTCGGCTCCGAGCGCGAGCTACCAGACCACCGCGCAGGTCGTGCAATACCACCGGGAGCTGGTCGCCGACGTGCAGGCCCTTGCGGGAGTCCAGAAGGTCGGCCTCGTGTCCGACCTGATGTTCACGGGTGAGAACCGGAGCACGACGTTCCGGGTGGAAGGCCTCCCCTACGACGCCACCGACCCGCCGTCGGCGGAGTATCACCAGTTCCTACCCGAATACTTCTCCGTGCTCGACATCCCGCTCCTATCCGGTGCGATGCCGGATGGCTGGGAGTCCTCAGCCGAGACCTCAGTGCTCGTCAACGAGGAGATGGCACGTACGGTGTGGCCGGACCGCGACCCGGTGGGGGCCTCGTTCTTCCTCGATTGGTCGGACACGATTCCGTTACGGGTCGTGGGCGTGGTAGCCAACATCCGCGACGACGGGTTCGACGCGGACCCCGACCCGGCGTTTTTCGTGCCCTATGGCTCCATGCCCAATCGCCGGATGTCGTACCTCGTGCGCGCCTCAGGAGACCCTGGCGAGCTCATGGCCCAGCTGCGCCAAACCGTAACGCGCAGAGATCCGGACATTCCGGCAGCCGACCTGCGCATGCTCGACGCTCTCATGGCGGAGACCGTCGTGAGACCCCGCGCCGCCTCGCTCATCGGTCTGACCATCGCGCTCATCGCGCTCCTCGTCGCGGCTGCGGGGATCTACGGGGTGCTCAGCTACACGGTTCAGGTTCGGACGCGCGAGCTCGGGATCCGCTCCGCGCTCGGCGCGAGCGGCAGTCAACTCGTCTCCATGGTGATGGGCCACTCGACCCGGCTGATCGCGTTGGGACTGGCGGTCGGGGTGATCGGGGCTCTTGCCGCGAAATCGATTCTGTCCGGACTCCTGTTCGGGGTGCAGTCGTGGGACCCGTTGAGCCACGTCGTCGCGGTGGTGGTCCTCGGCGCCGTCGGCTCGCTCGCTGCGTGGGTTCCGGCGAGACGGGCGGTGACGATCGACCCCCAGGAGGCGCTGCGCGCGGAGTGA